A stretch of DNA from Thermanaerothrix sp.:
CGGCCCGGAACTGAAGGCCGTAACGCTGGTGGGTTACCCACCTTCCCCACAGGGACAGCCGTTCCCCAGCCATGATCTGGGGGAAGGAGCCTACCACCGTCACCGTTTCTCCTTCTGTGGTGGCCACCTTGGCCACGGTGTACCCGGCAAGATCGTCCCTGTAGGATACCTCCAGGACCTCTCCCCTTATCCTGTCAAGGTCCAAGTCCAACCCCTAAACCCCCCCGCCAAGGCCGGCGAAGGACCGATCCAGTATGCCTATGATGACCTTGTCAACGTCCCTCATGCCCTCCTGGTTCACCCTTGCCACGTTCTCCACCGAGGCCTCGAAGGCGCTGGAAAGCACCCCCTGGGGCTTGCAAAGAGACAATCCGGAGGCAGCCATCCTCGCGGCTAAGTACGCCTCGTGGGAGCCGGTGCCCACCTTGAGGGCGCAGCTCTCCTTGGCGCCGTCGCACAGCATGCCCGCCAGGTTCGCCAGCACCATCTCCATGGCGGACTGAACCCTTTGAACATCACCGCCCAACAAAAGACACATCCCCGCCGCAGCGCCGGCTCCCGCGGCCACGGAACAGCCGCAAACGGGCGAAAGCCGGCCAAGGCGCCGCTTCACAAAGCTGGTGGACAGGTGGCTCAACGCCAAGGCCCTGGCCGTCTGCTCCCTGGAACAACCCAGCTCCTTCCCCAACATGGCCACCGGAAGTATGGCGGTTATCCCGTGGTTCCCGCTGCCCGCGCTGCTCATCACCGGCATCTGAACGCCCCACATGCGGCTGTCCGCCGCGGCGGTGGCGGTGGCCCTTATCCTAAGCCCCAGGTCCCCCTGAGACGCCTCCATGATGCACCTTCCCATCCCCAAGGAACGGCCGTCCCCCGAAAGACCTACCTCCGCCACCGCCATGTTCATCTCCACGCCCCGGAACAGAAACTCCTGATCCTCAAGGTCCATCTGATCCAACATGGCAAAAACGTCGGGGTAGAATTCCGGCAAGTCATGGTCCCCGCCTAAGGCCCCGGAACCGGCGCTGGCGCTTTCATCCTCTTCATATACCACCCGGCCGTCCAACATGACCTTGGCTATCCTGTCGTGGCTGCCCATGACGAGACAGACCGCCTTGTGGCTTGGGGTGAACACCGCGGAGAGCACGTATACCCCAGCTCGGCCGGGATCGCATACCACGCTCACCCTTTCATCCTCAACCCACGCCCTGGCACGCTCCACGTCAGCCTCGGTGGTGTCCTTGAGCGCCTCAAGGCCATAGGAGGACTTGCCCACCAAGGCCCCCAAAGCGGCAGCCAAAGGGTTGCCCTTGGCGCCGTTGGCCCCGGGTATGCCCACCGCCATGCCGTTCTTGTAGATGCTGGAACTCACCGTCACCCGGACCGCCGCCACGTGCTCCCGATCGCTCAGCTCCTCACAGGCCCTGGCAACGCTCAAAGCCACCGCCCCAGGCTCCGTACACCCAAGGGCCGGACGCACCTCCCTGCGTAGGAACTCCTTAAGAGATATGGTCAAACGCACCTACTCCCCTCATGAAAATCAGATCTCTTTTTCAACGAAGGTAACGGATCTTACCGCCGCACACGGTAAGCCCCACCTCTATGCCGCCTATCCGATCCGAATCAACCCTGAAGGGGTCCTCCAACAGGGCTATGAAGTCCGCCGACTTCCCAACCTCCAAAGAACCACGGCTCCTCCATCGGCCGCAAACCTTGGCGGCACCTCCGGTGTAAAGCCAGAAGGCCTCGGATATGTCCAGCCTCTGATGGGGCATCCACCCGTGCTCCGGCTCCCCGTGCAGGTCCTTGCGGGTCACCGCTATCCTTATGCCCTCCAAGGGGTCCGACATGCCATAGGGAGCATCTGACTCCCCGGAAAGAGCCACTCCACGGTCCACCATGGCCTTCCACGCATAGCTGTTCCTGGCCCTGTCGGGCCCCAAACGGTCCAGTATTATCTTCCAATCGTTGGCCAAGAACAAGGGCTGTATGTCCGCCGTAACCCCCAGCTGCGCCATTCGGCCATAGAGATCGGGATCCCCCACCTGGCAGTGAAGAACCCTGGGCGGCAGGCCAGAGGAGTTCCCCACCCTAAGGGACTCAAAGGCCATCACCGCCTGGTCAAGGGCCCTGTCGCCGATGGCATGGCAGGCCACCTGACAGCCCAAGGGCTCCACAGCCCTCATCAGGAACTCCAACTCCTCCTGGGTGAACGCCAGGAACCCCTTCTCCGAAGGGGCATCCCAATAGGGCTCCTTAAGGGCCGCGGTCCTAGCCCCTATGGTACCGTCCAGCACCAGCTTAACCGGCCCTATCCCGCAGTACCTGGGTTTAACCGCCCTGAAGAGCCTTAGGGCCTCCTCCAACTCCTCAACGTCGGACCTTGAGCCTATCCTGAATATGAGGTCAACCCTCAAGGGAAGGCGCCCTTCCTTGTCCTCCTCCAGGTAGAACTCCGCCATCCGCTTGAGGCTTCCAAAGGCGGACAGGTCATCGCTCTGAACCCACGTAACTCCCTTGGCAAGCAGCGCCTCGCAGGCCTTTTTCAGCCAGCGCCTTAGGTCCTCCTCGGAGGGCACCGGCAGTTTGGACCGCACCCACATAAGGGCCTCCTCACTCACAACCCCGTTGGGGACCCCGTCAGGGTCGGTCTCCACAAAGGGGCCCGCAATGCCGGGAGCGTCCATGAGCCCAAGCTCCCTCAATCCCGCGGTATTAAGGACCCCCACGTGCCCGCAGGCCCTTTCGTAGAATATGGGCCTATGGCCGCTTATGAGGTCCAGGTCCCGACGGGTGGGGAATCGCCGCTCCTCCAAGGATTCCTGGTCCCATCCCCAACCAACGTGCCAACCGTTGGAAGGATCCGACTCCACTTCCTTGCGCCCCATCCCAACAATTTGAGATATGGAAGAGGCCCCCCGAAGGTCCAAGGACATCAGGGACCTTCCGTACTCCATAAGATGAAGGTGGGTGTCCCCAAAGGCGGGAAAGACGAAGGCCCCCTTAAGGTCAAGGAGGGTGGTCCTGTGATCACACCGGGCGATAACCTCCTCATCGCCTCCCACGAACTCCAGCACCCCGTCCCTGGCGAAAAGGGCCGTGGCCCTTCCGGGAGGCGCAAGGGGATAAACCACGCCGTTAATTATCCCTATGGTAGATCCTCGCTCCATGGGATTCATCTCCCTCTGCATTATTACAGAACTGATTTAGGGCAAAAGACCCTTCATCCACCTTATGAGAGACCGGGCCCCGAAGCCGCTGGCCCCCTTCACCAGGTGCCCCCTGTTCTCGTTGACCACGTCCACACCCGCTATGTCCAGGTGGGCCCACCGCTTCCCCTCCGACACGAACTCCCCAATCAACAGAGCGGCGGTTATGGCGCCGCCGTACCGGCTGCCGCACTGGGCCAGATCCGCCACCTGGGATTTTATGCTGTCCCTCAAGGTGTCATCGTCAAGGGGAAGCCTCCATACCCTCTCCCCCGAAGCGTTGAAGGCCCTGGCAAGCTCCTCCGCCAATCGGTCATCGGGGCTGAAGAGCCCCGCCGTGTTCTCCCCCAGCGCCACGGCGCAGGCCCCCGTAAGGGTTGCCACGTCGACCACGTAGTCCACGTCCTGCTCACAGGCGTAGGCTATGGCGTCCACCAGCGTCATGCGGCCCTCCGCGTCGGTGTTCAGTATCTCCACAGTCTTGCCCGAATAGGTCTTTATTATGTCGTCCGGCCTGTAAGCCCCGCCGTCCGGCATGTTCTCAGCAGCGGCTATGACCACGTGGATATCCACAGGCAGGTCCAGCCGACAGGCCCCAAGAAGGGCTCCCAACACCGCGCAGGCCCCGGACTTATCCCCCTTCATGGTCTTCATGGAGTCGCCGGGCTTTATGTTAAGGCCGCCGCTGTCGAAGGTGAGCCCCTTGCCTATAAGCGCCACCTTGGCCTTCGGAGATTGGGCCTTGCGGACTATGTGGATGAACCGCGGGGGATTCGAAGACCCCATGCCCACCGCAAGGATGGCGTTCATCCCCTTCTCCCTCATGGCAACCTCGTCAAGTATCGTAACCTGGCAGCCGAAGCGCTCCCCCAACTCCCTTGCCCTCAAGGCAAGCTCATGGGGGGTAACCACGTTGCCCGGCTCGTTAGCCAGATCCCTGGTGTAGTTCTGGGACTCCCCAAGCACCGCTCCTTCCTCCATGGACGACTCCTGCCCTCCCATGACGTAGACCTCTTGGGGAACCACAAAGCGGTCATCCTTGTCCTTCGCCTTGTATGGGGTGAACCGGTAGGTGCCCAGCACCGCCCCCTCCGCCACGGAAAGCCCGCCGTCGGGAAGGTCCGAAGAGGCCACCACAACCCTGGAACAACCCTTTAAGGCCAGGGACCTCATGGCCTCGGCGGAAGCGGCCATGACGTTCCGGGACGAGCCGTCCCCTATGCCCGCCAAGGCCACCCATACCCCGGAGGGAGAAATACTAAGGGCCATGTCCTTCGGCTTTCCATTAAAGCCCTCCGCAGAGGCGAGCAGCGACACAAACTCCGCCTCCGCCCGTATGTCAAGGGATTGGATGTCCTCCCCCTCTTTCAGCAGCACCATAAGACCCTTTACGTTCTCCGGGAATGAACGCCCGTTAAGGCTAAAGAACTTCACCTGCGCAACCCCCCTTGTGGTTTTTGTTCTATGATACACCAACTAAAAGGTGAACGTATCGCAAAAAAACCCATCATCCCCATAAACATATCCACATAACCCTCCGGGCTTGGAAGTTTTAGAATATATCCAGGTTTACAAATTCGCCACTTCCATATATTATGCCCCTTTGGGATTTCGGCCGGTCAAAAGATCCGGCCTTATTGGGAGGGGATCCTTT
This window harbors:
- a CDS encoding amidohydrolase, with the translated sequence MQREMNPMERGSTIGIINGVVYPLAPPGRATALFARDGVLEFVGGDEEVIARCDHRTTLLDLKGAFVFPAFGDTHLHLMEYGRSLMSLDLRGASSISQIVGMGRKEVESDPSNGWHVGWGWDQESLEERRFPTRRDLDLISGHRPIFYERACGHVGVLNTAGLRELGLMDAPGIAGPFVETDPDGVPNGVVSEEALMWVRSKLPVPSEEDLRRWLKKACEALLAKGVTWVQSDDLSAFGSLKRMAEFYLEEDKEGRLPLRVDLIFRIGSRSDVEELEEALRLFRAVKPRYCGIGPVKLVLDGTIGARTAALKEPYWDAPSEKGFLAFTQEELEFLMRAVEPLGCQVACHAIGDRALDQAVMAFESLRVGNSSGLPPRVLHCQVGDPDLYGRMAQLGVTADIQPLFLANDWKIILDRLGPDRARNSYAWKAMVDRGVALSGESDAPYGMSDPLEGIRIAVTRKDLHGEPEHGWMPHQRLDISEAFWLYTGGAAKVCGRWRSRGSLEVGKSADFIALLEDPFRVDSDRIGGIEVGLTVCGGKIRYLR
- a CDS encoding L-serine ammonia-lyase, iron-sulfur-dependent, subunit alpha, producing MTISLKEFLRREVRPALGCTEPGAVALSVARACEELSDREHVAAVRVTVSSSIYKNGMAVGIPGANGAKGNPLAAALGALVGKSSYGLEALKDTTEADVERARAWVEDERVSVVCDPGRAGVYVLSAVFTPSHKAVCLVMGSHDRIAKVMLDGRVVYEEDESASAGSGALGGDHDLPEFYPDVFAMLDQMDLEDQEFLFRGVEMNMAVAEVGLSGDGRSLGMGRCIMEASQGDLGLRIRATATAAADSRMWGVQMPVMSSAGSGNHGITAILPVAMLGKELGCSREQTARALALSHLSTSFVKRRLGRLSPVCGCSVAAGAGAAAGMCLLLGGDVQRVQSAMEMVLANLAGMLCDGAKESCALKVGTGSHEAYLAARMAASGLSLCKPQGVLSSAFEASVENVARVNQEGMRDVDKVIIGILDRSFAGLGGGV
- a CDS encoding leucyl aminopeptidase, with amino-acid sequence MKFFSLNGRSFPENVKGLMVLLKEGEDIQSLDIRAEAEFVSLLASAEGFNGKPKDMALSISPSGVWVALAGIGDGSSRNVMAASAEAMRSLALKGCSRVVVASSDLPDGGLSVAEGAVLGTYRFTPYKAKDKDDRFVVPQEVYVMGGQESSMEEGAVLGESQNYTRDLANEPGNVVTPHELALRARELGERFGCQVTILDEVAMREKGMNAILAVGMGSSNPPRFIHIVRKAQSPKAKVALIGKGLTFDSGGLNIKPGDSMKTMKGDKSGACAVLGALLGACRLDLPVDIHVVIAAAENMPDGGAYRPDDIIKTYSGKTVEILNTDAEGRMTLVDAIAYACEQDVDYVVDVATLTGACAVALGENTAGLFSPDDRLAEELARAFNASGERVWRLPLDDDTLRDSIKSQVADLAQCGSRYGGAITAALLIGEFVSEGKRWAHLDIAGVDVVNENRGHLVKGASGFGARSLIRWMKGLLP